CGATAACCCTGAGACACGGTCGCGTAGGCCAGGCTGCGCTGGGTTAGCTGCCAGGACGCATTGAGTTTGAACAGGGGTTTGTTTTCCTTGGTGACGAAACGTGCAGTCGCCGGGGTGAAGCCCCACAAGGGTACACCAACCGCTGTGTCGTTCACCGCCTTGTTGCTGAAGTAGCGTAAGCCGCCTGTCAACTGGAAGGCCGCGGTGACATGCCAGGTCAGTTCGCCGAAGATGGCCGTGTCGGTGAAGGTTTCCTGACGGTCGTAGGCAAAGTCCTGGTCGGTGGCGACGATCGACGGGTTCCCGTACCAGCGGGCGAAGCCGCGCAGGTAGCTTTCCTGAGTCGCTTGCAGTTCCTCCCGCTTGTAAAAGGCGCCGGCCACCCAGTCGAAGGTGCCCCCGGCTGCTGAGACGAGACGCAGTTCCTCGACCAGCGACTTGTCCTGGTAGCCGCGAACGGCTGAGGCCATAGGACGCGGATAGTTGTAATAGAAGCCCAGGAAGCCCGCCTTGGCGTAGAAGCCAGTGTTTTCCGAGACGCTCTCGCCCTCGTGGTTGGTATAGGCAGTCGAGGAGGTCAGGGTGGCGAAACCGAGGTCGATATTGGCTTCCAGCGCGGTCATCTCGACCTTGCGTGTCGACGGCTCCAACTGCACTGACCCGTTCTCGTACTTCTGGTACTCTCGGCCGTAACCATCCTGGCCCACCGTCATCTGCCGGCGACCACCAACCTTGTCCGACTGCTCGGCATAGGTCAAGGTGGCGTCGAAAACGTCGTTCGGCTTGAACAGCAGGGCAGCGCGACCGTACCAGACGCCGACACGGTCGGCGTCCTTTTTGCTGTAATAACTGGCGGCGTTGTCATTGACGCCGTTGGGGGCTTCCGGAATGCCGTTGGCGTCGAGCTTGTAGAGGTTGACATAGTCGGTCAGGCCGGCGAGATCGAGGCGACTGACATTGGCACGCAGGGCCGGGGTGTCGCCGAGCGGCACATTGAGTACGCCGTCGAAGGAATAGCTCAGGCCGCCGGAACCATCGGTGGTCGAGACGCCGGTGCCGAGTTTGCCTTCGGTGACGCCCAGCTTCGGCGCCTTGGTAATGTAGCGAATGGTGCCGCCGAGCGAACCCGAACCGTAGAGCGTGCCCTGTGGTCCGCGCAGAATCTCGACGCGATCGAGGTCGCGCAGCAGAAAGTTGGCGAACAAAGGCGTGTCGTTGACATAGGTTGAGACCGGCGAAACGGCCGAGACAACATAGTCGCCCAGCGCGGCGCTGTCGGTATTGAGACCGCGAATGACGACGCTGTTCTGGACGCCCTGGTTGCGGTAGCCGCGGTCGACCAGCGACACGCCAGGTACTGAACGCAGCAGTTCGGCATTGTCGGCCACCTTGGCGGCTTCGATGGCATCGCCCGAAACGGCCGAGATATTGTAAGGCACGCTCAGTTGCTTCTGGCTGCGGCGGGTCGCGGTCACGATCACCTCAGTAGAATCGTTCGCCCCATCCTGGGCAAAGGCGGGTGAGACGGAGGCCGTCATGGCCGTGGTCAAAAAAGCCGCAGCCATGAGGGTGGTCAGTGCAGTTGTCTGCTGAAGCGTAAACTTGGTCATATCGGTCCCCTGAATGAATGTCGTGTTGATGTATGCGTCTGTCTAGTTCTTGTTGGACGGTTCATCCGTCTTTGGTCTTTTTGCGGTTTTCCGGCCCTGGGGTTTTTCAAGCGGACCCAGGGCCATGAGGGCTTCGGGAATGCTGCGGTTTCCTTCGTAAGGCGGGAAGCGTATGTCGCTGTCGCGAAAGCTCTTGAGCGGTTGCCCCAGGCCGTGCCAGCCGCGTTCGCGGACCCTCCGGACGTGTTCCATATCCAGTTCGAACGCCATGATCTCACGCCCTGTGCCGGCCTGATGGATCAACTCGCCGCCGGGGCCATAGGCACAGGACAGCCCTACGCCCAGTTCTCCGGCTACATTAATGTCGATAAAGTAGCATTGATTGGTGATCGCGGATGCGCGCGCAATGGCGAGTTCGGCTTCACGATCTATGGTATTGGTCATGGTGGGGTGAAGAATGACCTCGGCGCCCATCCAGACGAGCGAACGCGTCGTCTCGGCAAACCACATGTCGTAGCAGATTGAGATGCCGAAACGGCCGACTTCCGGTACGTCAAAGACAACAAATTCCGACCCCGCCTCGACGCCGGTCTCATAGGGCAGGAAAGGGAAGATTTTGCGGTAACGGGCAACGACCTCACCCTTTGGGTTGATTACGGAGGCGGTATTGTAGACCAAGGCTCCGGATTTCTCGTAGATTGATCCGGGGACCAGCCAGATGTCGAGTTCCCGTGCAAGATTGACCATGCGGTCTTCCGTGGGGCCCGGCAGGGTTTCCGCCTGGGCGGTATTGGCGCCAAACATGGCGAGTTCGCCAAGCACGACCATGTCGATCCATGGAAAACGCGTTTTGACCAGCCGCACCTCTTTTTCGATGACGGCAGTATTGTCCCCCTTGTTGAGGGAGAGCTGCAGGGCGGCGACGGCGAAAGAACGCATGGAAACTCCTGTTTGATGTCAGGAGAGTGACGGTCTTGTGACGGTCGCGGTAGCACCAGTTTCGGGTGATCTATGAGTCCAGTTGTGAGGTGTGCGCTGGTGTTTATCGAAACTGGACCTAAGCGCTGAGGTCGGCCTCATCGGGTCGGATATAGATGGCGGAATCGACGATAAGATGCATCTCGTCCAGCCAGTAGATGCGCTTGTCGTCAATAAGGATATGATAGCGACTGACCTCGCCATAGGCCCAGCTTTTCCACTGACGACACCACCTGCCATCCTCAATCCACCAGCGGCCGGTATCGCAATCTTCATTGGCGTAGCCAGCACGGCCAGTCATGCGTCCATCCGGCAGAAGGTCGATTGTGCAGGGATCACTGTAGACCGTTCGGTAGAGAAAACTGCTGCCGCTCAGGGCCAGGCGTATAGCCGCATCTGTCGCCAGAACCTGGCCGGTTTCAAGGGGCAAGGCCGGGTAGCCAAGCAACTGACGAATACAATCACGCAGGATAGCCATGCCCTGCCGGATGCGTTCCAGGGACAACGAGGTGACGCCCACCAGGAATTCGTTCTGAGGTGCATCTGATGCGTAATAGGGAGCGGCGCTTTCGATCAGCACGCCCTTCTGTTCCGCCAGATCAATCAGCTTGTGCACGTCCAGTTCGGGCGGCCCTTGCACCCAATAGGTGGTGCCACCATGCAGCGGCATGATCGTCGCCAGGTTGCGCATATAGTGATTCAGGGCGTCACGGAGCGCCGTGCGACGTTCGCGGAACAGCTTCCCGACACGCATCATGGTGGCATCATAGTGCCCCATGGCCAGAAAGTGGGCGGCGGCGCGTTGAATGTTCATGGGCGGATGACGGATGAGCAGCCGGCGCAGGGCCCTTGCCTCGGCTATGACTTCGGGCGCTGCCACCATGAAACCCAATCGCAGGCCGGGTGACAAAACCTTGGACAGGCCGGCGACATAGATGACCCTTTGCCCTTGAGCCAGGCTGTAAAGAGATGGCAGAGTAGTCTCCAGATAGTCGGTCTCGCTGGCGTAATCGTCTTCAATTACGATCTGATCATTGGCCTCGGCGGATTGAAGCAGGGCATGGCGGCGTTCCAGCGACAGGGTCGCGCCAGTGGGATACTGATGGCTTGGCGTGACGCAGATGATTTGACTTGATGATAAGGTTTCATCAACGATCAGTCCCTGATCATCCACTTTTTGGTGGCGTATGCGGCCGCGATTTTGTGTGATGAGACGACGAAGATCGGGATAGCCGGGTTCCTCGACCGCAACAGTGACGCTTTTGTCGACAAGCATCTGCATCAGCAGGCTGAGGGACTGCTGTGATCCCAGCGTGATGAGTATTTCATCCGCTCGTGCGGAGATGCCGCGTCGTGACAATACTTTGGTGCGGATTTCCTCGATCAGCATGGCGTCATCGGCATCGCCGGCATCGACTGACCAGGCATTGATCTCGGCGACCGCAAGGGCACTGCGCATCGCATCCCGCCATTCGTGAACCGGGAAAAGCGATTCATCAAAAAGGCCGTCGATAAAGGGGTAAGGGTATTGGCGCCAATGCGGTAACCGCCGTGCCCACTGTTTCCCCGCCGTGATGCGATTTTTGAAGCGGCTTGACCATATCGAACGCCGCACCCTTTTTTCGTCCGGGTGAGAGGAGCCTGGTCGTGTCAGACCTGCCACCTGATCGATAGCGACCCGCCCTTTTAACAGGACCGGATTGACGTAAAGCCCACTGCGTTCACGGCTGATAAACAGGCCTTCATCGATCAGTTTCTGATACGCCAGGAGCACGGTATTTCGGGATAGCCCCAGTTGCGATGCCAGAGCGCGTGAAGACGGCAGACGCTTCCCCGGCGTGAAAGCCCCAGCTATGGCTGCCAGCGTCAATTGCTTACGTAACTGATCCTGAAGCGTCACTTCGCTCTCGGGATCAATATAGAGAAAGGGACTGCGCGCTAATTTAGCCATCCGGAAAGAAGACGAATTATAGTGAACGCGTCAAGATAAACCGGAGCGCAAGAGCGCCCTTATGGATGCGGGTACGTCTGGTTTGGGCGCAGAGTCACAAATTTTTAGAAACTCGAGTCACCTAAGCAACACTCTTCTTAAGATCTATTCCGTCTGGAACTTCGCCACATCGTCGAGCAGGCCCTTTACGGCCGCAGCGATGATCTGTTCGCCATCCGAAACTGTGGCGAGTGACGAGTCCGAACCGATGCGGCCATCGGGGAAGCGGTCGCGGTAATCGAG
This sequence is a window from Asticcacaulis sp.. Protein-coding genes within it:
- a CDS encoding TonB-dependent receptor, encoding MTKFTLQQTTALTTLMAAAFLTTAMTASVSPAFAQDGANDSTEVIVTATRRSQKQLSVPYNISAVSGDAIEAAKVADNAELLRSVPGVSLVDRGYRNQGVQNSVVIRGLNTDSAALGDYVVSAVSPVSTYVNDTPLFANFLLRDLDRVEILRGPQGTLYGSGSLGGTIRYITKAPKLGVTEGKLGTGVSTTDGSGGLSYSFDGVLNVPLGDTPALRANVSRLDLAGLTDYVNLYKLDANGIPEAPNGVNDNAASYYSKKDADRVGVWYGRAALLFKPNDVFDATLTYAEQSDKVGGRRQMTVGQDGYGREYQKYENGSVQLEPSTRKVEMTALEANIDLGFATLTSSTAYTNHEGESVSENTGFYAKAGFLGFYYNYPRPMASAVRGYQDKSLVEELRLVSAAGGTFDWVAGAFYKREELQATQESYLRGFARWYGNPSIVATDQDFAYDRQETFTDTAIFGELTWHVTAAFQLTGGLRYFSNKAVNDTAVGVPLWGFTPATARFVTKENKPLFKLNASWQLTQRSLAYATVSQGYRRGGANAVPLTGTFAEDPAWQTYKSDFVTNYEAGLKGVSNGITYDAALFYVDWSDIQLNTATPNWGFYTVVNGDKAKTYGLEGRIAGRFSAHTRYSLGYTYTHAELTDDLLSPTAAHTVLATAGSQLPGAPEHAFTVALDDTRALSNGLTWSNRLSGSYQSSTRNALGGPKYNTKLEGFSLWNLSSAISTDKITITAYVKNLFNDPGITGEFTEAYMGTSPSQGYYGNGNKKFISLPRTVGLTLDYNF
- a CDS encoding carbon-nitrogen hydrolase family protein yields the protein MRSFAVAALQLSLNKGDNTAVIEKEVRLVKTRFPWIDMVVLGELAMFGANTAQAETLPGPTEDRMVNLARELDIWLVPGSIYEKSGALVYNTASVINPKGEVVARYRKIFPFLPYETGVEAGSEFVVFDVPEVGRFGISICYDMWFAETTRSLVWMGAEVILHPTMTNTIDREAELAIARASAITNQCYFIDINVAGELGVGLSCAYGPGGELIHQAGTGREIMAFELDMEHVRRVRERGWHGLGQPLKSFRDSDIRFPPYEGNRSIPEALMALGPLEKPQGRKTAKRPKTDEPSNKN
- a CDS encoding PLP-dependent aminotransferase family protein produces the protein MTLQDQLRKQLTLAAIAGAFTPGKRLPSSRALASQLGLSRNTVLLAYQKLIDEGLFISRERSGLYVNPVLLKGRVAIDQVAGLTRPGSSHPDEKRVRRSIWSSRFKNRITAGKQWARRLPHWRQYPYPFIDGLFDESLFPVHEWRDAMRSALAVAEINAWSVDAGDADDAMLIEEIRTKVLSRRGISARADEILITLGSQQSLSLLMQMLVDKSVTVAVEEPGYPDLRRLITQNRGRIRHQKVDDQGLIVDETLSSSQIICVTPSHQYPTGATLSLERRHALLQSAEANDQIVIEDDYASETDYLETTLPSLYSLAQGQRVIYVAGLSKVLSPGLRLGFMVAAPEVIAEARALRRLLIRHPPMNIQRAAAHFLAMGHYDATMMRVGKLFRERRTALRDALNHYMRNLATIMPLHGGTTYWVQGPPELDVHKLIDLAEQKGVLIESAAPYYASDAPQNEFLVGVTSLSLERIRQGMAILRDCIRQLLGYPALPLETGQVLATDAAIRLALSGSSFLYRTVYSDPCTIDLLPDGRMTGRAGYANEDCDTGRWWIEDGRWCRQWKSWAYGEVSRYHILIDDKRIYWLDEMHLIVDSAIYIRPDEADLSA